A stretch of the Argentina anserina chromosome 6, drPotAnse1.1, whole genome shotgun sequence genome encodes the following:
- the LOC126799237 gene encoding uncharacterized protein LOC126799237, producing MDFFKVRKFRKAQKPDQENKLEDSPVPLPEQPKENGGDGKGKVVNVDPIAEADDDDDDFITEEVKRRLKELRRNSFMVLIPEEESCAEEEDEEEQGETSSNEWRDVEAEGRQWWCGFGAVYDKYCESMLFFERMSTQQLKETGIQTPTTPSPRSASKKLSSPFRCLSLKKIEEPNDETEHLQQPETDPYHDIETSYVAQVCLSWEALHCQYTQLNQLISCQPENPTSYNHSAQQFQQFLVLLQRFIENEPFEEGLRPEIYARTQRNLPKLLRVPNIQGPIHKGKEEEESDSIILARDLIKIIETSILTFLLFLKMDKKKTGAGLSLFGSQNHATPLQQIQTSLDKKSMKLKELRKKRKSWKKTWPQSQEDVQLLFSLTDAKVLSRVIRMGRISKEQLFWCEQKMKKLDLVDGKLWRDPSPTLFPC from the exons ATGGATTTCTTCAAAGTTAGAAAGTTTAGAAAAGCTCAGAAACCAGACCAAGAAAATAAGTTAGAAGACAGTCCTGTGCCTCTGCCAGAGCAACCGAAGGAGaatggtggtgatggaaaaGGCAAGGTAGTTAATGTTGATCCTATAGCCGAAGCtgacgacgatgatgatgaCTTCATAACAGAGGAAGTCAAGAGGAGGTTAAAGGAATTGCGAAGGAATAGTTTTATGGTATTGATTCCGGAAGAAGAGTCATGCGCTGAAGAGGAGGACGAAGAAGAGCAGGGAGAAACGAGCTCCAATGAGTGGCGGGATGTAGAAGCAGAAGGTCGGCAATGGTGGTGTGGCTTTGGTGCTGTATATGACAAGTACTGTGAGAGCATGTTGTTTTTTGAACGGATGAGCACGCAGCAGCTTAAGGAAACAG GCATCCAAACCCCTACAACGCCATCACCACGATCTGCATCTAAGAAGCTTTCCTCCCCTTTTCGCTGTCTTTCTTTGAAGAAGATTGAAGAGCCTAATGACGAAACTGAGCATCTTCAGCAGCCAGAGACCGACCCTTATCATGATATTGAAACATCATATGTAGCTCAAGTTTGCTTGTCTTGGGAGGCACTGCACTGTCAATACACTCAACTGAATCAGCTAATCTCATGCCAACCTGAAAATCCCACCTCCTACAACCACAGTGCTCAACAGTTTCAACAATTCCTGGTTTTATTACAAAGGTTTATTGAAAATGAACCTTTTGAAGAGGGCCTCAGGCCAGAAATTTATGCTCGCACGCAGAGAAATTTGCCTAAACTACTCCGGGTCCCTAATATACAAG GTCCAATTCATAAggggaaagaagaagaagagtcgGATTCCATAATTCTTGCCCGTGATCTGATCAAGATTATTGAAACTTCAATCCTCACATTTCTACTTTTCCTGAAGATGGACAAGAAAAAAACAGGTGCTGGTCTTAGCTTATTTGGAAGTCAAAACCATGCTACCCCACTTCAGCAGATCCAAACTTCACTGGATAAG AAATCAATGAAATTAAAGGAACTTCGTAAAAAGAGGAAAAGTTGGAAGAAGACATGGCCGCAATCACAAGAAGATGTTCAGCTCTTGTTTAGCCTCACTGATGCAAAGGTTTTGTCAAGGGTTATCCGGATGGGAAGAATTAGTAAAGAGCAGCTATTTTGGTGCGAGCAAAAGATGAAAAAGCTAGATTTGGTGGATGGCAAGTTGTGGAGAGACCCCTCTCCCACTCTTTTCCCTTGTTAA
- the LOC126801074 gene encoding pumilio homolog 5, producing the protein MATEGLVRMVENCNSENWHRSRETATFRSPLKSRAAEEMGFLSNSHINQRDIAEAVPNRSGSTPPSMEGSFYAIDDLLSQQNSSMQTNSTNLRPPPRNVVSSSTNWRLTSSDDSGNGSFHVSQGSLSTHKEELDETSSSRQASDNLAVHSTEMEVKSTLSLASHNKSLLDRIQEDFPRTSSPVYNQSVSSSIATDDQVDGDVNSFSPNASSPNMPQLRESNSGSTGIYPEKSSLNATSPRAVHPNEIGNIHDDESSIKQVTRVGGSGSIGGAHDISLTRSGMRASATDININNQHEKHYYGSGVLQQQLSTQQGMPYQLQAAQNQVVSQGMNHWQSKMDHHGYPKFSSIEVQPSLQSHGFTPPLYATTSGYMTSGNAFYHNFQPSFIYSAQYGVSGYALGSTFIPPYMAAYDSHGSFPPFDATLGQSLDGRAAGVSAGERVPHEGDLHHLSKLYGQHGPMLQQPFLDPLHMQYYPRPLDDSYGASFQYGHLSPRGIIGGQSNVTAYAGDQKFQSPTNGSVGIPSLRKMGSNGSGYYGSPSNMGGMRIPASPLGSPLPPSSPVGRTHHHGQQNELRYPQGSIRNGGLYTGWQGHRSFNNFEDSKRYSFLEELKSSNARKFELSDIAGRIAEFSMDQHGSRFIQQKLENCSGDDKASVFREVLPHASRLMTDVFGNYVIQKFFEYGTPDQKKELAGQLSGQMLPLSLQMYGCRVIQKALEVIEVDQKTELVHELDGHIIKCVRDQNGNHVIQKCIECIPAEKIEFVISSFQGQVATLSTHPYGCRVIQRVLEHCSDKLQGQCVIDEILESAFVLAQNQYGNYVTQHVLERGKPHEISHIISKLVGKIVQLSQHKYASNVIEKCLEHGDVAEQELMIDEIIGQLEENDNLLPMMKDQFANYVIQKVLETSNDKQRTILLSLIKVHLDALKKYTYGKHIVVRFEQLSGEDSQNTIADA; encoded by the exons ATGGCAACAGAGGGCCTCGTGAGAATGGTGGAAAACTGTAACAGTGAAAATTGGCATAGATCAAGGGAGACTGCAACATTTAGATCTCCTTTGAAAAGTAGGGCAGCAGAGGAAATGGGCTTCCTCTCGAACAGCCACATAAATCAGAGAGATATAGCTGAAGCCGTACCTAATCGAAGTGGTAGTACTCCCCCGAGTATGGAGGGTTCCTTTTATGCTATCGATGACCTTTTAAGTCAACAAAACTCCAGTATGCAGACAAACTCGACTAATTTAAG GCCTCCTCCACGCAATGTTGTTAGTTCCAGCACCAATTGGAGATTGACTTCTTCCGACGACAGTGGCAACGGATCCTTCCATGTCTCTCAAGGTTCTCTTTCCACCCACAAGGAGGAGCTCGATGAGACTAGTTCGTCCAGGCAAGCTTCAGATAATTTGGCAGTACATAGTACAGAAATGGAGGTGAAGAGCACTCTATCTTTGGCAAGCCATAATAAGAGTTTACTGGATCGCATACag GAAGACTTCCCCCGAACTTCATCTCCTGTGTATAATCAATCTGTCTCATCAAGTATTGCAACAGATGATCAGGTTGATGGTGATGTAAATTCATTTTCACCAAATGCTTCTTCTCCTAATATGCCACAATTGCGAGAGTCGAATTCGGGCTCTACCGGCATATATCCAGAGAAAAGTTCCTTGAATGCCACTTCTCCTCGGGCAGTACATCCCAATGAGATAGGGAACATACATGATGATGAATCAAGTATTAAGCAGGTTACCAGGGTGGGGGGTAGTGGATCTATTGGTGGAGCCCATGATATTTCCCTCACCAGGTCTGGAATGAGAGCATCTGCTACTGATATAAACATTAACAATCAACATGAGAAACATTATTATGGGTCAGGGGTGCTACAACAGCAGTTGTCTACACAACAAGGCATGCCATATCAACTTCAGGCTGCTCAGAACCAAGTAGTTTCACAAGGTATGAATCATTGGCAAAGTAAAATGGATCACCATGGCTATCCAAAGTTCTCTTCCATTGAGGTACAGCCATCACTGCAATCACATGGGTTCACACCTCCCTTATATGCTACAACATCAGGGTATATGACTTCAGGAAATGCTTTCTATCACAATTTTCAGCCGTCCTTTATATATTCCGCACAATATGGTGTCAGTGGATATGCTTTGGGTTCTACATTTATCCCCCCATATATGGCTGCGTACGATTCTCATGGTTCCTTTCCTCCTTTTGATGCTACTTTGGGTCAAAGCTTAGATGGTCGAGCTGCAGGTGTTTCAGCAGGAGAGAGAGTTCCCCATGAAGGTGATTTGCATCACCTAAGCAAGTTATATGGGCAGCATGGGCCAATGCTCCAGCAACCTTTTCTTGATCCTTTACATATGCAATACTATCCACGTCCCTTGGATGATTCATATGGTGCTTCATTTCAGTATGGTCATTTAAGTCCGAGGGGTATTATTGGAGGCCAATCAAATGTGACTGCATATGCCGGTGACCAGAAATTTCAATCTCCAACTAATGGGTCAGTAGGCATTCCAAGTTTAAGAAAAATGGGATCCAATGGCAGTGGTTATTATGGTAGTCCTTCTAACATGGGTGGCATGAGAATTCCAGCCTCACCTCTTGGCAGTCCTTTACCACCATCATCTCCAGTAGGCAGAACACATCACCATGGTCAGCAAAATGAATTGAGGTATCCTCAAGGATCGATTAGGAATGGTGGACTATATACTGGGTGGCAAGGACATAGAAGCTTTAACAACTTTGAGGACTCCAAAAGGTACTCCTTTCTTGAAGAACTGAAATCCAGTAATGCCCGTAAATTTGAACTCTCTGATATAGCAGGGCGCATTGCTGAATTCAG TATGGATCAACATGGGAGTCGATTCATTCAGCAGAAGCTCGAAAACTGCAGTGGCGACGACAAGGCATCTGTTTTCAGAGAGGTTCTTCCACATGCTTCACGATTAATGACTGATGTATTTGGGAATTATGTTATTCAAAAG TTTTTTGAGTATGGGACTCCTGATCAGAAAAAGGAGCTTGCAGGTCAACTCAGTGGACAGATGTTGCCTTTAAGTTTGCAGATGTATGGTTGTCGTGTGATCCAGAAG GCTCTTGAAGTGATTGAGGTTGATCAGAAAACAGAGCTTGTGCATGAGCTTGATGGACATATTATAAAATGTGTACGTGATCAGAATGGAAACCATGTGATACAGAAGTGTATAGAATGCATACCTGCAGAAAAAATTGAATTCGTCATATCTTCTTTCCAAGGCCAAGTTGCCACACTTTCTACTCATCCATATGGTTGCCGTGTCATACAG AGAGTTTTGGAGCATTGTTCAGATAAGCTTCAAGGTCAATGTGTTATAGATGAGATCTTGGAATCTGCATTTGTTCTTGCTCAAAACCAGTATGGCAATTATGTCACCCAG CATGTTCTGGAAAGGGGAAAACCCCATGAAATAAGCCATATTATCAGCAAGTTGGTCGGGAAAATTGTGCAGTTGAGTCAGCATAAATATGCATCAAATGTTATTGAAAAGTGTTTAGAGCATGGTGATGTTGCTGAGCAGGAGCTTATGATTGACGAAATTATTGGACAACTGGAGGAAAATGATAATCTATTG CCAATGATGAAGGATCAATTTGCAAATTATGTGATCCAGAAGGTTCTTGAAACAAGCAACGATAAGCAGCGGACGATACTTCTGAGTCTGATTAAAGTTCATCTTGACGCCCTTAAAAAATATACCTATGGAAAGCACATAGTTGTTCGATTTGAACAACTATCTGGTGAAG ATAGCCAGAACACGATAGCTGATGCCTGA